AAATTTAGCAAGAAAGTCAGAAACAATGACTGCCCGTCCCttcaaagccactcccccaaaagtATCATGATGCTGATGATTGCTGTCGGAATGTAGTGAGAATTTCAGCgaaaatatcaaaaaaacatttatgaagcAAATTACCAACCCTGACTTTAACACAtcttgtagtgtgtgtgtgcctgctttCACTTCGGTCACACTAAATTCAAACAATTTCAACTGCAGTCGTTTGGCagtggaatttttttttctcacaacaaTATGAAAGGAAGGAGTAAAGCACACTCTGGTGTGTCATtttgtcggaataaatcatataAAGATGGATTTCCCTCACAGCCAGCCCCCCCAGGTTTTTCTCCATGGAGGAGCTGATGGAGACGGCTAAAGGAGTCAACAACATGGCTCTGGCCCATGAAATAATGGTCAACCAGGCTTTTCAAGTCAAACCTGCGGAGCTTCCTGAGGGGAGGTGAGAGTTCAATCAGATACTTTGCCTGAGTTTTTTCTCGCCGTAAAAGTAACGGTCCCTCCTGTGCACCCCGTACAGCTTGGAGCGCCACGTGAAGGAGATTATGCACAAAGCATTCTGGGATTGCTTGGAAGCTGAGTTGAAGGAGGAGCCGCAGACGTACGGACACTCCATCAAGCTGTTGTCTGAGATCAGAGAGGTGAGGTTCAAATGCGGGGGCTAATTTTActgccgcctcctcctcctctctgcacatATGATCCCGTGGTTGTTATGTATTTTGAGAAAGGTCACAGCTTCTGGGCTTCACCGTACCAAACTAAAATATCTATCGGTCTCCCCCCTCACTTCAGTCTATATCTGTCTCCATGCCCCTTTCCAGACTCTGCTGTCCTTCCTGCTGCCGGGCCAGGGCCGCCTGCGCTCCCGTATCGAGGAGGTCCTTGATCTGCCTCTGATCCAGCAGCAGGCCGAGAACGGCGCCCTCGACATCGGCAAACTGTCCCAGTTCATCGTCGGGATGATGGGCTCTCTGTGCGCCCCCTGCAGAGACGAGGACATCAGCAAGCTGAAGGAGATCACTGAAATCGTGCCCCTGCTAAAGTAAGCCAGGGAACTATTATGAGTCCGGCATGTTCCGGAGCCTcggttttatttttagattgtgTAACTCTATTCCAGTCCATTAAGGCGGGGGGTTGACGTAAGCGTAGAGGATGAGCTAACGCAGACTAAATGAAAGCGGATGACAAGTTCCCTTTCAAGCCGAGTCGGACCTGGAATTTCAAACATGCACAGTACATTTTGAGAGGATAGAATTTCATGACATATGATCCCCCCTTCTGTGGTCCCTCCCTCCCAGGGCTATATTCTCCGTGCTGGACCTGATGAAGGTGGACATGGCTAACTTCGCCCTGACCAGCATCAGGCCTCACCTGATGCAGCAGTCGGTGGAGTACGAGAGGGGCAAATTCCAGATGTTTCTGGAGAAACACCCCAGTAAGGAATCTCTCATCCCTTAAACCAGTCATGTTAAAAAGTATCcatgctaaaaaaaagaaaccggCAGATTTAGGTAGATCCAAACCTACATGCAGACAATTGACAGCTGAAACCCATTGTAGCTCAGATGTCCCTTTTTTCCCCTACTTTGTAGCAATGCAGCAATGCAGCTTGCCAATTATGGCCCACCtagaaacaaaatgttgtttaagaAATTCAAAAGAAGTTCAGTGACTTTGATTTGCCACACAGTCTGCACATACTACATTCAATAGTCTAATCACCTCCTCGCAATCACacatttttcctatttttttagGTAAGGAAGCACAGTACGAtcgtatttatttatatttgttggcAAAATAAGCTGAAATATCGACGTGATAAATGATGGAATGTCCTACTCGAAGAAGTTGCTGTTTTGATTTGGCATGCCGAGTGATTTGGTAAAAGAAGGATCTAACAATGAAATGGTCCGTTCTTTAGATGCTTTAGACTACACTGAGAAGTGGCTGGAGGACACGGTGAGATGCCTGAGAGAGGAAGGTTCCAGTTCCAGCTCTGCGTCTTCCgaccctccccccctcctccccgtTAACGTTCATAATCACGCCTATTTCCGCCTGCTGAGGTGGAACCACGCCTCCGACCCCTTCCCTGAGGTAAACATGAAGCCAGTTGTAtgtcttttctttaaatgctttctgccactttgtttttctgccacCGTGAagctctcttctcttctcacctcttctcctcctcctcctcctctctgtagaCGGTGTTGATGGATCAGGTCCGGTTCCAGGAGATGCATCGGGAGGAAGAACAACTGGTCTTGCTCTCCTCCGTGCTGCTCATCGTCTACACCACCACAGGGGAGGCGATCTCCGGCCTGCCGGGGCTGATGGAGAAGCTTAAGAGCATTGTCACTGTCATGCTTGCGGATTTGCACGCAGCGTGAGTAGCGGTCACTCTACACTTTCACTGTCACTGGACATCTGTGCTGGTTGGCAAAggtttttttcaggttttctacaagaacatttgaatttttttttgcaattttacttcattttggaccattattattactacaaaTAACATCCAAAAAGTTCGCTATAgttgaataattattttattatcaacaaataaacaagtaatATTTGCCCTGTAAAACTAATTCTGTAAATCAAAAGGGGAGATTtagaaaacttttaaatttagtttcattaataataattcaaaataaaaaaatgttatgatgAACAGTTCactaattatttaaaatgatatttacaATAACATGTACTTATTGGCTAACTACCAAGCTATTTGGCTGTCAATGAGTGTGATGAACATCGTTTCATCTGCGATGTTTGTAATGCTTTGGCAGTACGTCAACATTGtattaatacattacattacagcgTCCCGTCAACTCATTCAGATGCtgaattatattgtttttaagttCATAGACACAAAGCTTTGCACCTACGCCATAATAATGGGCGGGTAAAACGAatgaaaaaacatctttgcTAACACATTTTCAATGTAAACTGGCGATAataccaatgttttttttcagcctgTTCTGTTCCACCAAGTGaacccatatatatatatatatat
This is a stretch of genomic DNA from Anoplopoma fimbria isolate UVic2021 breed Golden Eagle Sablefish chromosome 19, Afim_UVic_2022, whole genome shotgun sequence. It encodes these proteins:
- the tcp11l1 gene encoding T-complex protein 11-like protein 1 yields the protein MPKEEDHLEGGGEKEPKEEERSQDAPETTVSKRVRANTQSPRMGNTPQASPPRFFSMEELMETAKGVNNMALAHEIMVNQAFQVKPAELPEGSLERHVKEIMHKAFWDCLEAELKEEPQTYGHSIKLLSEIRETLLSFLLPGQGRLRSRIEEVLDLPLIQQQAENGALDIGKLSQFIVGMMGSLCAPCRDEDISKLKEITEIVPLLKAIFSVLDLMKVDMANFALTSIRPHLMQQSVEYERGKFQMFLEKHPNALDYTEKWLEDTVRCLREEGSSSSSASSDPPPLLPVNVHNHAYFRLLRWNHASDPFPETVLMDQVRFQEMHREEEQLVLLSSVLLIVYTTTGEAISGLPGLMEKLKSIVTVMLADLHAASFNIQEALATIGEKLCVELSQCLSQHGYSPLSADRKSTLKGQISAIVQPDNTVRKLMESRIQNYLLASLESSQHKTPPTLPGGLAPVSKEVKELAVRFSRLINFNKLVFSPFYTKILQKLLMTFVGGSTSCVFEFGSDRDLLSFPSLRVSDSKLPTGLPGVQSTQDPPTLPGGLAPVSKEVKDSRGEFLRRDISGLITIRPCCVQYY